The Hermetia illucens chromosome 2, iHerIll2.2.curated.20191125, whole genome shotgun sequence genomic interval cttcccaagtaatCCGGTCCGCCATCATGTGGATGCGGGCTCAAGAGTCCCAGAATCCTCAACAAAGAATGAATAGCCAAACAATGTAGCCTAAGAGTTCGAAAGGTCTTAGAAAGCATTCAGAGAAAAGATCCAGAACAAATTATCGCGATACATTGTCATCAAATGTatcttcaaaaattaaaaggccGCTTCACCGACAATAAAACTATCATTAGCAAATTATCCCTGGAAAATGCTACTGAACCACCATTATGCATCCTCAGATTTCTACATGAAGAGCAGATTGGCGTCAATAGAAAGAGTTGACAAAGCAAAAACTTTCCTGACTGTCGGCGTTCCAGAAACTAATGGGGGCACCATCCGTTCCATCGAATTCCATGTGATAACTGTCAGCTACTAATGTCAGGGAAACCGACTCCACAGCGCAGCTGTAGTGTGTACCAAATATAGAGTATCACGAACAAATCGCACATGGAGGCTTCAAAGGACTAACATACTTTGATTTGTGACCTTTATCACAGCATGCCCAGAACAGTCAAACGATTCATAAAAGTTCAATGAAGATTTATGCGAAgactttattatatttattcccTTCGAGAAAGACGAGGTACTAAATTCATTAAAGCCATGAatatctttttcattttcttcttcagcctttatctttTCCAGAAGCGGGATGGGCTCGTCCTGACCGATTTCGCCACTTCGCTcggtcaaatgcctgatttggatggaaTTCCTATCACCACCATTCAGCGtcatcattgtttcggccgaccttccCTTcacctcgatgttcaaaccaaccacgattggtgcaaccccagtcctcatctcggatgtgatcatggtgtTTTATGCCACTGGTCCattgcaacatctttgtctgtGCATGTGAATGACCCCCTGTTCCCTATATATTATGGCAACCACTCCAATGCTCACCAAAAATACTTCGTTTGAAATGATTACCTAAGGTGCGGCATACAGCAAAACCTCGGCACAACAATCAAGTAGTTTCCCAAACAGTAAAGGCTGTATTGTGTGTGTAGGAGAACGTACCGAACGACATCCTTGGACGGCTTGCTGGGATAATACAGATAcatacatacagatgcaggcaaagaggccaatcttcagaatgtccagctttatCAACAAAGTGGGGAGTTCCCTAAATGGCAAGGTgattgacattctttctagCCGTCTTCCGAATTACCAATAAGAAATTTTAAACAGGATCGTGCAACAAGGTAGACTTGGAAAACGTAACAGTGATCTACGTCTTAAAGCAGCACCCTCCCATCAGTGAGAGAAGTTAAAAAATGTTCTTTGAACCAATGAGCAAGCACGTCAGTCTATTTCAGGAGGAAATATAACCCAAGGATAGGTTTTCCTACTTTAACCTACCTTCGGGCTAGGCCtgcgaggtccaccgattcgatttACTTAACAGTTATCAGGCGAAAGTCACCTATCCCAtagctccatttcaggcaaggTCGACCAAAtgtggtgtcgggttgtttcttaCGGCTATCGCAAGGCACTTCGAGGAGCCGGTTCTGACCGCAAGATTCCGATCCAAGTTAAGGAATTATATTGTACTATGCACCAGCTACCTAAAGGTTATATTGTGGTCGCGATGGGTGGTCTGAGGGCAAGGTGACAACACTTAGCTTGGACACGGAATACGGAAGCATAATCTTGACGCCCGTAAAAATACTCATgataggtttgtggatttcagtGACTTTCAACGCCACAACATTGATGGCACATTATACGAGCATAGAGCTTGGCATAAGGTAGGTTGGATTTCAACTTACCGACAcagtatgagcaatcagatcaaccactttgcaatcagcagtagatgtagtagttgtctcctggatgtgcataacaggAGAGTCGCTGTCAGCATTTGATAGTCGCTCGCGTGTTGCATCGGCAGTCCTCGCAGGATTGAAAAGCTGCGACGTCCAAAGTGCAATATCAACTGCTTGTATGATCCATTGCCACTTGACAGCAGAAAAATTATCTTGCTGATGGGATGACAGATACATTGAATAACCCGCCCGAGAATATCGACCCAGTATTGGGCCGCAATCAAAAATGTTCTGTTCTCCGGTGCTACGTTGGTCATCGGCCACCGCTAGCAGTGGAATCGTacaagcggatcgatgaacggaagggattgaaggctctattggcagCTGCGAGTATATGCGCGTGTGgcacgctcgaactccgataccatgagaaatctcgggaagttcaacgtagtgtacgccgtggcaAAAGGGAATGTGgtattgcgttggtcagggaagcggaaaatgaaagcaatgatttcagagGTGTATACCACATCGcgaaagaatttgcatgtgGTCGGTAATCTTTCGGTGCACCTAGGAAGGTCGTTAATGGTGGACActccatccacgatgatgagcagctgaagaggtagaaggaccacttcaccacagttcttaaccgtatcacatctgcTCTGTCTCTTGTTGGTAGAATAGACAGTcaacgtaacatgcggatacaacctgttcctccaagcagagcaGAAATCACCGCAACCACTAATGTACTCAACTGGTGTACCACTGGGCTCCCTGAAGTGctatttatcgctacacctgcagttattgcagatctgctgcttctgaTCGTACAGAAATTCTGAGAATTCGAGATCATTCCCAGAGAGTGttcaaattccaaagaaggatgCGCGCGTGACAATTAGATAGTTATCTGCGTGCCCCATGGGATTGCAAAGATAGTGGGTGAAATAGTCAAAAACGCAAAAAAACATCGCAagaacttgatcgacagagagcagaatCGTTTCTCCTTCGAGTCCTCGTGTATTGACCACGTCATCGCCCTACACataattttgaaacagtgcccGGAGTTTAGATTTTGATTTCACCTGTCCTTAATCGCTTTCGGAAAGCGGTATACAACATTCCTCCAtcccgttgctagcttgcaatCATCACCGAACCAGTTTCTTGGACTTTGGCGGCGGTGCCAAATATATTTGTGGTCATATGCCAATGCTAAAATTCTTCTCGATTCTTCATCTCTAAGACATCCCTTATAAGTGTTAAGAAGGGCTATGTTCTGATTGACTCCAATGCTTTCTCgcagctgattgtcagaggagattcagTGTGGTGTTATTATTTGCGCTGagggcaccatgccaacgagatggtgaacgttaatgaggattATGTATCCAAATTTGCCTTATAAGCACTGACTTCATAACCTTTTCCTTAAATTTTCACagtcaataacagcaggttccattttttagctgactagtAAGCCTACTcggaacacatggtttactgggcgACCGCTATATGGAATAGAGGTTCTTCTTCGAAAAATCCCAAAGTGGTGACTTCAGCGAAGTATTAGGACGGAAGCTGATGTTAGCTGCTGGGTAAAGTAGCGTTCTGCACAGGAAGGATGAGATAATGCCGAAATCGATTGTCTATTTCCTTTGCCGAGTCGTTGTATTGTCATTCCAATTGAGACTCCTTTTGTAGCTTCATAATCGGTAATttctccgtgtagggttatcagccctacctaaTCTCCAACCTGAACGACCTATTGGAACAGTTTGTCAGGTTTTTAGTCGAGAGAGACTCGCCTCctacgtctgcagtttttcgttacgaATGAACGACGTAAAAGCTGAAATAGGACTTGGTAacagagctgttgatgttggttcaacaggcctTCCCCAGGTTCTGTTCTCCATCGTGAACTGTAATCCACGTTTCCGCCTTGGAACttatatcaggttgtccacaaagttttcgcacaaatattaatgtgacaattaaaaagcaattagcagacaaaccaaaacagcaggtacaacatgtgatatcccaatggaaaggtcagagtcctaactataaaatgcatggtaaattatccttgaaggatcagtgttgtgaaggatattcaaggataaacatggaattcgacaaagtacattttcgtcattgcattttgtacgagtttcaaatggggacgaaggtgccgaaggcgattgaaaatttgtcgaaggtattcggtgaaggaaaggtaaagcgcaggacagtttacgattggttcgaaaaattctacagcggagacctgacacttgaagatgaacctcgctcaggaagaccctatacgattgacgacgatatcctgcgcaacaaactggaagcgaatccttttctttcgacacgtgtgcttgcagaggatctcggtgtatcaaaatcaggagtagcagtagccattacgcgtcttggatatgttttgaagagcacaaagtgggtaccgcacgaactgactgagcgaaatctggccgatagagtgagaatttgctccgctaaccttttacggaacgaaaacgacccttttttgaatcgattggtaactggcgatgagaaatggattgtgtacgaaaacgtagcgaagaaacgagcctacactcatcgagatcaaccgggtccatcggtagcaaagccgtctattcatcagcagaagcgaatgctcagtatatggtgggacgttcgtggccccatacactacgagcttttgggaccaaacgagaccattaccgccgataagtactgcgagcagctcgacagattaaacacccagctacgttcgaaacgaccagcattggtcaacaggcgaaatattgtctttcatcatgataacgcccggccgcatacatctttaactactcagcgaaaattgagtgagcttggctgggaagttttgagtcatcctgcgtatagtcccgaccttgctccttctgattaccatttgttcaggtccctccaacattttctggatggtaaaaaaatgacttctgaagctgacctccaaagtgcacttcgcacgtactttgaggggaagggggaagagttttatagaggggggattttgaagttgcccgatagatggagggaagtcgtatctaatggaggcaattatatattagattaaataattaaaggtttttataaacttatctgctgaattctgtctttgatttgtgcgaaaactttgtggacaacctgataataTACTTTCGCCCTACGAATATGCCTAGCTCGCACGATAGTGTGTGGCTACAGTCAGGTACAATGCATATTCAACTAGAAGACACTGAGGCAGAACTTGAATTGTCCAGGAAAGGATGAGAATCGCCGCTCCAcgaacggttgaggaaactacACTGGGAGAGCTTACCAAGAATGGAACCGCGAAAATATGTTTAAACATCACCAAGAGGTAGTGGATCATAGTAGGAATGCTGACAGATTACTGTAGTCAATTGTCATCTAGATAAACAATGTATACCTAGGGCTGATGTTTCCAGATTTTGTGAGGAAAGTAATGAAACCTCCATATATATTCTGGGACAATATCCGGGTGTGCAAAGTACGGGGAAGAATAACTAATCCTAACCGCTAAGCTAAAACACTTAGCATCTGGAAACATGGCGAAATTTCTTTCGGTTTGAGGATTGATTGGCATATTgcagttaataggtacactagagCCCTTAAGTGGCACAAGTTCCTTCGGGCCGAGTAGGAGTAACGGAGTCGGTTCCACAGGCAGCCCGTAAATTTGTATCTCTTACAaacgagggataacatgacaacgaggtttcacttcgataaaaagtttgaaacacgttggagtaacaaggcaaactgggagagcgcggCTGCGACAtaaggcttaaaccagcaactgattacttggtgcactgacggatccctcacagcagagggagcgggtgccgttgtcattggtccaaggaaaatgtactttgacccaatgggcaggtacactagcatattccaggcggaaatatacgccatagacaaatgtgcctcctttaatctgcaaaggaactacagggggcagaacatagctattctcaccgatagccaagcagcgatcaaggcacttaggtccaaccaggtgaactctaaactggtatgggaatgccttgagagactgaatacactcgactcgtccaacaaggtctggatactttgggttccaggccatgctgggttggaaggcaacgaggcagccgacgaactagctaagaagggagcagggatacctttacacgggccagaacccttctgtggaatcggaaacgcaagattgactatgaatctaagaaatgaagaggaacggttgaggggactatactgggcgggcctaccagggatggagcagtccaaggtgcttattgggggatacgaacccatgcgcacaaaggattgcttaaacctcagcaAAAAGATATAGTGGGaactctcactggtcattgtcgactgaattatcacctagggaagctagggatatctacagacactgcctgtgaggaggagaacgaaatctctatacacgtcctgcgacagtgtccggcacatgtgcaaagtaggtcgagatatctgggagaacacttaataccagatgcaaagttgaaacatctggaagtggggaacatactaaagttcctaacggttacaagcctgcttgagatactatgatcaataggtacactataaccagtaaaaggggcacaatagttcttcaaggacgcggtgcgactttcccttaacagaataataatagcaaCCTTCTACAGCAAGCAGGGAGTAACTTCTTTAACCCCAGCTCCAAGGCTAACAAAGCTGACATATCTATTAGAATGAAGTGGGCTATTTCAAAATATCAATTTATTATGTCTACGGGAAATATATTCACAAAACACTTAGTTTACCTTATAAACATAGAACGTAACAACTAATAGATATGACTTAGGACAATTCCGTCTTTTCCATTTCTTCCCTGAATAGATTCTCTAGTTGATTTATAAGTCCAACGGCTCGAATATTTTCTCTCATTAGAGCGAATTGCTCCAGCGGTCCAAGTTGGTTCAACGCTTCTTTGTAGCTTTCAATCTCTCTGGCAACTTCCATTTTGACATCCTCATCGTAAGAATCATCCGAAAGGATATTCAATTCTTCGTTTTCCAGTTGCATTGCAGAGTCGGGGCTCGGTAAAGCGGAACTCTTCGTTGATGCGTTGCCAGCTCGCTTTGTCGGCCTGGAGTCTCCATTTTCGACGTCGTCCTTAAGTTCCCACAGCGGAACAATCATGAGATTTCCATGTTTCCGCCGCAAGTCCTCAATAATAGAGCTAATGCTCAAGGGCTCCTTATTCCCAGCAGCGTTGTCTGTGCCTTGTTTGATGGTGAGCTGCACGTCGGGGAGCTTGTACTTCTGCTTGAACTGCTGAAGCCACGCATTAGTCGGCTTGAAGTCCACAAATTTTATGTTCTCAGCGATTTCCTGGCCAAATTTCCGGAGGATGTCGTCATTGATTTTGAGTTTGTAGCATCGAGCTCGCTTGACCCATTCATTCAAGATGATGCCGACCGCATTTAGGCAGGATGATTGATAGTTGGGTTTCTCAGTTAAGTTTCGCGACCACATCGCAAGATACTTTTTACGTTTGCGCAAAATGTTCTTAATTTGCCTTCGACCGCATTGGTATTTGCGCGCCAGATGCCCGATGTCTGGCGTTCGCTCAAATTGCTTGAGCACATCGATCCTTTGCGCCAGGTTCAACCGGTTCCGTATGACTTTCCCAGAGCTCTGTGAATAAGCAAATTTTACAGTGAGAGCCTCGATTCAGGTAAACCCTAAGTACTTCAAAATATCTTACGTCAATGGTTTTTTCCGCTCTCGAACATGTGCACGACGCTGCTCAATTCGTCCATATTGAATATGTGCTCTGTACGCAGATACGGTAAGCGTTGAGGTAACTTGTGCACAGACTAAAAATATCAGCACGCCAGCTACGCCCTCTTGCAAACTGCTAGACCGGTTTGCCGACAGTGTGCGCCTCTAAGCGATtgtaatgtatgtatgtaaacgTGGATCGAGCAACCACAGCAACGCCACTAATTCGTATGTTCCCTGGCAACTCGTGCAATAGACTGAGTCCTTAAAACGAGGGCTGTCTAGTGGAAGCAGGTATAAATCGATACCGCAGCGAGCCGCAATGCCTCACCGGGCCTCTCTGCCCCAGGCACATAGTCTATGTATAGCGACCGCACTACATGGAAGCCACCCAGCGTCCGCTTCCACGAAGCGTCTTAGCTAGCGAGGCTTTGTCGAAGCGACCTTTCGAGATGTCTTTGGGCCTTACCGCTCACCCAAGCGAGTCGTACATGCACGTTCGATAAAAATACGTCCCTAGTTGCTGCCTTCACACATGAGTACTCCGAATGGGTAGAGTGGAATTGAAGTCGTTCGCTGGCAGCTTTAGGTATTCCGCCCCCTGCAAGCCGCTCCGCTCGGCTGCGCTGTATCTTGTGCTCGCTGTGTACACATGGAATCATGGAATCTCGCGATGTTTTTCCCCGCACTAATCACATACGGAATTGGTGAACGATCTGGATGTCTGGTGTCTTCTTTTGTGGGTTTGGATGGGAACTATGTGGAGATTCTTCGTAGAAGGAATTATGCAATGAATTCAATACTTTATAGTTCCTCAATGATTGGAAATGAGTGATGATGACGAAAGGAACCCTCAGTGATGACGAGGGCAGGAGCCAATAGTCGCGTGGATGCAAACAATGGCCTCAATAGCGAATTGCTAACTTTAGAAACCAACGAAAATGCTCTATGTCGACGGAGATGATTCAGACACAGCGAGTAGCGGCATTATTTTTCACAGCCCTGGACGCGCTCACGCGTAGGGGGCTAAATGAGCTCATGCCTGCGAGAGGTCTGCGCTGTGAGGGGGTGTGAAATCGGGTACGGCGTTTCTCTATCAGATAGCGATTCAGGCAGCGCTGGGGAAACACGGTTCTAAAAAAAGAGCTGGCAGGCGGCACATCGAGGTTTTAAAAAGTGGTGGAATTAGCGGCGTTCTCTGCCAtacttatgtacatacatatgtatcttttcTTCTTCGCAATGCAGCAGCGCATAGTCGTGAGAAGCAAGCGTTTCGTCCAAATTAGGAACATACCTCGAAATCAGTGAGGCAGTGGCAGGTACCCATTTGCCGCTAAACTGACAATCATAGACACTTTGATATCAAGAAGGCTGTGAAACTGAGGTAGAATAGAAACGAATTTCAATTGCAATTGAATGCAAGGATGTTACTAGAATTAATTAGAAATTAATCTTTAATCATTAGGTTGGCATTATCTACCTTTCTATTAGTTATGAAGTAAATTAAAGTTCATTTCATATAAAACCATCTGATTTTAAGCCTGGAATTaccaaaattacaaaaaaaaaccagatCGGGAAGCCGAAAGCTGGAGGTTTCAGTGATGAAAGGCTTTgcgtatttcttatgtaagaataatTGAGTTGTTTCCAGCCCTAAGAGCTttcttctgtttcgaaattgcttGGCGTACGCCAATAGGAAAAGGGATTGGAgaaatttccacattgtcgcgaatgaggatagttctgagcgcattcctcataagaagtgcgttagataccagGGTGTACGTCTTGACggacgtctccaatttaacgaatacgttaaagtcgcgctagaaagcgctcgcaaggcatgtCTCTTctaagactcttttatgctccacattttAGCCAGAAGGTTaaaattatttgctatcttactttggttagaccgatgttcacctacgggtgtgctatctggtttaatttgagtgctagccaaatggagaaaataaggatctttaaaaggaaatgtctgcgtgcttgcacggggatT includes:
- the LOC119648384 gene encoding uncharacterized protein LOC119648384 yields the protein MWSRNLTEKPNYQSSCLNAVGIILNEWVKRARCYKLKINDDILRKFGQEIAENIKFVDFKPTNAWLQQFKQKYKLPDVQLTIKQGTDNAAGNKEPLSISSIIEDLRRKHGNLMIVPLWELKDDVENGDSRPTKRAGNASTKSSALPSPDSAMQLENEELNILSDDSYDEDVKMEVAREIESYKEALNQLGPLEQFALMRENIRAVGLINQLENLFREEMEKTELS